The segment CCACCCACGGCGACGCGCACGCCCAGCCGGCGCACGCCGGGGAAACCCGCGGGGCCGTCGAACAGGCGGGCGACGCCCACGCCGCGGCCGGCCATGACGCCGACACGCACGGCGACGCGATCCACGGCGAGCACGACGACGCCAACGCACACGATCCGTACCACCTCCCGAACTTCATCACCCTGCTCTTCGGCAAGTATCTCGAGGGCGACAAGGCCGGCTTCCTGGACCCCCTGTTCTCGTTGATCGCCGTCGTGCTGATCGTCTCGCTGATGGCCGGATCGGTGAAGCGCCGCGGCGACGGGCCGCCGACCCGCTTCCAGGTCGCGATCGAGATGCTGGTGGGCGGGCTGTACAACCTCTTCGAGGGCGCCATCGGGCCCACCGCGCGCCGCTACACGCCGTACCTGGGCACGCTTTTCATCTTCATCCTGCTCAACAATTTCATGGGGCTCGTGCCCTTCTTCCACTCGTCCACCTCGAGCATCAACACCACCGTGGCGCTGGCGATCTGCACCTTCCTGTACGTGCAGTTCACCGGCATCAAGGAGAACGGCGTCCTGGGCTACCTGCATCACATGGCGGGCTCGCCCCGCAGCGGACTGGAGTGGGGCTTCGTGGTCCTGATGTTCCCGCTGCACGTCCTGGGAGAGTTCATCAAGCCCCTGAGCCTGAGCCTGCGACTGTTCGGCAACGTGATGGGCGAGGACAAGCTCATCGCCGTCTTCGTGGTGCTCGGCGCGGGCATGTTCGCCTTCATCCATTCGCCGATCGGCATCCCCATCCAGGTGCCGATCGTTTTCCTGGCGCTGATGACGAGCACCATCCAGGCGCTGGTCTTCACGCTGCTGTCGACGATTTACATCGCCCTGATGCTTCCCCACGGGGAACACGGGCATTGATGCCGGAGAGAGGCGACTTTCATCCGGTGACCAAGGGCGCTCGCCCGTCAATCAAGACCTGAAAAGGTTTAGGAGGAACAATGGATCTCTTAGGTTTGGCTCCCCTCGGCGTCGGTATCGCCGCGATCGGTTCCGCACTCGGCCTGGGCCGGGCCATCGGTTCCGCAATGGAGGCAATGGGCCGTCAGCCCGAGGCCATCCCCCAGATCCAGATCGCGATGATCATCGGCTGTGCCT is part of the bacterium genome and harbors:
- the atpB gene encoding F0F1 ATP synthase subunit A, translating into THGDAHAQPAHAGETRGAVEQAGDAHAAAGHDADTHGDAIHGEHDDANAHDPYHLPNFITLLFGKYLEGDKAGFLDPLFSLIAVVLIVSLMAGSVKRRGDGPPTRFQVAIEMLVGGLYNLFEGAIGPTARRYTPYLGTLFIFILLNNFMGLVPFFHSSTSSINTTVALAICTFLYVQFTGIKENGVLGYLHHMAGSPRSGLEWGFVVLMFPLHVLGEFIKPLSLSLRLFGNVMGEDKLIAVFVVLGAGMFAFIHSPIGIPIQVPIVFLALMTSTIQALVFTLLSTIYIALMLPHGEHGH
- the atpE gene encoding ATP synthase F0 subunit C, whose amino-acid sequence is MDLLGLAPLGVGIAAIGSALGLGRAIGSAMEAMGRQPEAIPQIQIAMIIGCAFIEALTIYALLIVILLMGKLG